The following nucleotide sequence is from Catonella massiliensis.
ACCATGCCATAAACCTTAATAAGATAGCGAAGGAACTTAAAGAAAAAGAACTGAACTTCTCAGACTATGCTCTTGATGACTTTAAGGTGCTTCATGGGGCACTTTCGGAAATCCTTGATATGACAGTGGAATGTTTTGCAAAGGATGATGAGAATAAGGCGGGCGAGATAGAACCTCTTGAACAGGTCATTGACGGAATTACCAGAGAAATGAAAGACAGACATATCAAGAGACTTCAGGCAGGCAAATGCAGCGCTGAACTTGGTATATATCTTACTGATATAATCTCTAACTGCGAGAGGGTTTCAGACCACTGCTCCAATATTGCGGTTTGTATTATTCAAAGTAAGACCTCTTCTTTTGAGACTCACGGCTACTTAAATGAGCTAAAGAGCAGCAAAAGTGAAGCATTTACAGCAAGATACGAGGCATACAACAATAAATACAGACTTTCTGATGAATTTATGTCTTAATGACTTGACTTTAATACTGAAAAGAGTATATTCTTAAAAGGTCGGTTAGAAATGGCTAATAATAGAACGAAGGTAGAGAAATGTTTTTTGATAAAATAGGCAGGAATGATGATTGCTGGTGTGGGAGTGGCAATAAATATAAGCACTGTCATCAGTCATTTGATGAAAAGTTGGCTGAATTGAAGGCTGCCGGACGCAAGATACCTACACATAAGATGATTAAAAATACGGCTCAGATAGAAGGAATCAGAGAGGCGGGCAAGGTAAACAATGCCATACTTGATGAGGTTGCATCAAAAATCAAAATGGGAATGAGTACTGAAGAAATCAATTCTATAGTTGTAGAAGCAACTGCAAGGCTAGGTGGAATAGCGGCTCCTCTTAACTATGAGGGCTTCCCAAAGAGTGTATGTACCTCTATAAATGACCAGGTTTGCCACGGTATCCCTTCCGCAGAGGACATATTGGAAGACGGAGACATAGTAAATGTAGATGTAACTACCATATATAAGGGTTATTACGCGGATGCTTCAAGGATGTTCCTTATAGGAGATGTCCTCCCTGAGGATAAAGAGCTGGTAAAGGTAGCAAGAGAGGCTATAGATGTAGGCCTGTCTGTGGTAAAGCCTTGGAACTGCCTGGGCGATGTGGGACAGGCAATCAATGACTTTGCTAAGAAGCATGGCTATTCTGTAGTGCGTGAGATAGGCGGCCACGGTGTAGGACTGGAGTTCCATGAAGACCCTTGGGTAAGCTATGTAAGCAAGAAGAATACAGGCTATGTGCTTGCACCGGGCATGGTATTTACCATAGAACCGATGATAAATGAGGGCAGGGCTGATATATTTATAGATGAGTCAAACGAATGGACTGTATATACTGAAGACGGCTCATACTCTGCGCAGTGGGAAGTAACAGTCGCCGTAACGGAAGATGGGTACGAAGTGTTGGCATCGTAGTTAATTGAATGGAGCTTGTTATGGACTTTATGATATAGCTGACAAATTATTAAGTTCTTTTGCAAGTGATGTTTGCAGCATACTATAAAATCAGGTTGATATATGATGCTAAACCTTAGCATATTAGATTTAAGAGGTAGATAATGAAGAATAAAATGATTAAAATGGCGGCCTTTGCCGCATTTTCAGTGATCGTATCCTTTACTGCCATACAGGGAGCAAAGGCAGAGACAATAAAAACTAATAACATAAAGGCTGTAATAGTAGCAGAAGCTACAGCAAGTGATGGTGCACTAGAGGCTGTGAGCCCTGAGGCTGTAAATGCTTCCTCGCCGGCCATAACCACAACCTCACCAGCGATTACGACAACTTCACCGGCGGTAACGACAACCCCTCCAGCAGTCACTACACCAGGAGGGATAAACGAGGGAGACGATGAGAATACTACAGGAGTAGAAGTAGATGATGAATTCTCTGTTGGAGGTGTATTTTACACAGTTACAGAGATAAAAAGCGGGAAAGTCTATGTAGGAGTCTCAGGAGTTGTAAATGACAGGGCAACAACAGTTTTCATACCTAAGAAGATAAAATACAAAGGTAATGAAATGACAGTTACTTCCATAGAGGAGGATGGATTTTCCTATATGGAAAGGCTTAGGAAGGTTGTTATATATGCAGACATTGTTAAGATAGGCAATGATGCCTTTAAGGGTGCGGTTAAGTTTGACAGGTTTGTAATAAGAACAACTAAGCTTAAAAAAGCAGGAAAGAATATATTTAAGAATACAAGCAAAAAGATGATTATAGAAGTACCTAAAAAATCACTTTCCTCCTATAAGAAGCTGTTTAAGAACAAGGGAATCAAGGTTAAGGAAATTAGGGCGCTTAAGAAGTGATGCCTGGTTAGGAGATGATAGTGAACGATTTTATATTAAGCTGCTGTTCGACTGCTGATTTATCTGCATCTCACTATGAGAAGAGAAATATTAAAACGATTCCTTTTCATTTTAGCCTTGATGGCATAGAGTATCTGGATGATGGAAGCATGCCTATAGATAAGTTTTATAGAGAAATGGCGGCAGGAAAGATGACATCTACCTCTCAGGTAAATGTTGAAGAATATGAGAATTATTTTGAGGAATTCCTAAAAGATGGCAAGGACATTTTGCACCTCACCCTATCTTCTGGCATCTCAGGTACTTATAATTCTGCGATGCTTGCAAAGGATGAGCTAAGTGAAAAATATCCGGATAGAAAGATATTTATAGTGGACAGCCTCGCAGCAAGTTCAGGCTATGGACTGCTTATGGACAAACTTGCAGACATAAGAGATGAGGGCAGGACTATTGAGGAAGTAAGGGACTTTGCCATAGAGAACAGGCTTAGGCTAAACCATTGGTTCTTCTCTACAGATCTCACCTACTATGTAAGAGGAGGAAGAATATCAAAGGCAGAAGGGTTTATTGGCAATATGCTAAGCATCTGTCCTCTGCTATATGTGAACAGAGAGGGTAAACTTAGGCCCTATGAGAAGGTAAGAACAAAAAAGAGAGTCTATCGCAGGATGGTTGAAATGATGGAAAAGCTTGCAGATGATGGGACAGACTACTCTGACAAGTGCTATCTGTCAATGTCTGCCTGCATTGATGATGCACAGCAGGTGGCACTTCTTATTGAAGACAAATTTAAGAAAATCAAGGATAAAATTCTCATTAACAACATAGGAACTACAATTGGCAGCCATACGGGACCCGGCACTGTTGCATTGTTTTTCTGGGGTAAAGAGAGGGGCGAGTAAAAAAATATTGACTACTCGCCTTTTCTGTGCTATATTGGTATAGCGAGATGAAAGAGGTCTTTTTTTTATGCCTAAAAACAAGGTAATTTTAAAGCGGAGGTGAAATTAATGCGAGTTAAAATCACACTGGCATGTACAGAGTGTAAACAGCGTAACTACAACACGATGAAGGAAAAGAAACTTCATCCTGAAAGAATGGAAACAAAGAAGTATTGCAGATTCTGCAAGAGACATACTTTACACAAAGAAACAAAGTAATTGTGTCAGGTTGAAAGGAATGTAGAATGGGAGACAAGGCGAATACGACAACTGAGAGCGCGGTTAAGGCCGGTTTTACTCAGGAGGTCAAGTCGGAGTTTAAGAAGATAATCTGGCCAAGCAAAGAGTCCCTTACAAAAGAGTCAGTTGCTGTAATAGTAACTACTATTGTACTTGGAGGCGTGGTAGCCCTTTTGGACTTAGGCATCCAGTATTTAATTAATAGTGTTCTTTAATATTAAAAAAAGGTGATTATATGGCAGAAACTAATTGGTACGTGGTACATACTTACTCAGGATATGAGAATGCAGTCAAGGACGACATTGAAGCAACTATCAAAAGCAGAGAATTACAGGACGAGATAAAAGAAGTTCTCGTGCCAACTGAAGAAGTTACCATCATTAGAAGTGGTAAGGACAGTAAGAAGGGCAAGCCTACACCAAGAAAGCTTTATCCCGGATATGTATTCATCAACATGGAAATGAATGATGAAACCTGGTATGTTATCAGGAATACAAGGGGTGTTACGGGCTTTGTTGGTCCGGGCTCTAAACCTGTTCCTCTTTCTGCTGAAGAAATGGATAAGATGTTAAATGGAATCCGTACTTCAGTTGAAGCAGATGTTGAGGTTGGAGACTGGGTTAGAATAGTTACAGGTTCATTCAAGGATCAGGAAGGCGAGGTTATCGAGGTTGATCTTGATGAGAGACTTGTGACCATAAACATTAACTCCATGGGAAGAGATATGCCGGTAGAGATTAGTTTCACAGATATCAAGAAGATTTAACGGAGGTTATGATATGGCTAAGAAGGTCGAAGGTTATATAAAATTACAGATCCCTGCAGCGAAGGCTACACCAGCCCCTCCTGTAGGACCTGCACTTGGACAGCATGGTGTTAATATTGTCCAGTTTACAAAGGAGTTCAATGCACGTACAGCTAAGGATGAGGGTATGATTATCCCTGTAGTTATTACTGTATATGCTGACAGAAGTTTTAGTTTTGTTACAAAGACTCCTCCAGCGCCGGTTCTTTTAAAGAAAGCGGCAAAGATTGAGACTGCTTCAGGTGTACCTAACAAGAATAAGGTAGCTAAGATTCCTTCTTCTGAGGTAAGAAAGATTGCAGAGCTTAAGATGCCTGACCTTAATGCATCAAGCATTGAGGCAGCTATGAGCATGATAGCCGGCACAGCTAGAAGTATGGGTATTGTTATAGAAGACTAATTATTAGTCGTGATTATTTGATTTTAGTGTGAGTGGGAGACTGCAAATGGCAGTCGAACAGTTAGATAACCACAGGAGGTTTTTAATAATGAAAAGAGGAAAGAAATATCAGGACGCAGCGAAGCTTGTTGAAAAGACTAAGGCTTACGATACAGAAGAAGCAGTAGAACTTGCAAAGAAGACAGCTGTGGCTAAATTCGATGAAACCATCGAAGCACATATCAGACTCGGTGTAGACGGTCGTCACGCTGATCAGCAGATCCGTGGTGCTGTAGTGCTTCCTCACGGAACAGGTAAGACTGTTCGTGTGCTTGTATTCGCAAAGGGTACAAAGCTTGATGAGGCTCAGGCAGCAGGAGCAGATTTTGTTGGTGGCGAAGAACTCATTCCAAAGATTCAGAACGAAGGTTGGTTCGATTTTGATGTAGTTGTAGCTACTCCTGACATGATGGGTGTTGTTGGTCGTCTTGGCCGTGTACTCGGACCTAAGGGACTTATGCCAAACCCTAAAGCAGGAACAGTAACTATGGATGTTACTCAGGCCGTTAACGATATTAAGGCAGGTAAGATTGAATACCGTCTTGATAAGGCCAATATTGTACATGTACCGGTTGGAAAGGCATCTTTTACTAAAGAGCAGCTCGCAGACAATTTCACAGCACTTATGAGCGCTATAATAAAGGCAAAGCCGGCTTCAGCCAAGGGCCAGTATTTAAGAAGTGTAACCATCGCTTCTACAATGGGCCCTGGTATCAAGATAAATACGTCTAAATTGGTAGGCTAATTAGTAAAAAGTTGACATTTAGGCAGTAAGAAGCCCTTATCCTTTACATCGCGCATATATGGCAGCCTGTTTGTATACAGGCTGCTTTTGTTAGAGGGGAAGTCCTTATGACTTCCCCTCTAACAAAAGCAGGACATATAAGCCGAATTTTGTCTGGCTAAACAGATTATTACTATCTAAAGATGCAGGAGAGAAGTAGAATCGATTTAATAAAGATATAAGTAGAAACGGAGGCAGACATGGGAATTAAAGAGAGTTTATTTAAGAAACTTGGTGGCGCAAAAGACATGACCGAAGGCAGCCCATCAAAGAGACTTATAGAGTTTTCCATCCCTCTCCTAATCGGGAATTTTGCCCAACAGCTATACAGTACAGTTGATTCTGTTATAGTTGGAAAATACGTGGGTGATGGGGCATTGGCTGCAATAGGTGCCAGCGGAGCTCTTGTGTTTCTTCTTATGGTGTTATTCATAGGCATTTCTATGGGAGCCGGTATCCTTGTATCTCAGTACTATGGGGCTAAGGATAAAGAAATGCTCTCAAAGACCATTGGAAATGCAATCATCTTAAATGCCATCATCAGCATCCTCATAATGATTGCAGGAAGTCTCTATATAAGGCCTTTTCTAGAGCTTTTAGGGACGCCTCACCAAATACTTGATATGGCAGTAAGCTATACAATGATTAGCTGTCTAGGCATCATGGGTACAAGCTACTATAACATTTTATCAGGTCTTCTAAGGGGAATGGGCGACTCAGTCATGCCACTTATCTACCTCATAGTATGCACCGTAGTAAACATCATTCTCGATATCATCTTTGTAGGACCGCTAGGGATGGGAGTTGCAGGAGCAGCCTATGCCACCATCATTTCACAGATTATATCTGCCATTCTCTGCTACCTCAGAATGCTTAAGATGAAGGATGTGCTTACCCTTGACAGACAGGCCTTTAAGCTAGATGGGACACTGTCAAGACATCTTATAAAGCTTGGACTTCCTGTTGGTATTACTCAGGCACTTTTTGCAATAGCCGCAATCTTTGTCCAGAATTTAACCAATACCTTCGGAACGGTATTTATAGCTGCATCTACAGTGGTAATGAGGGTAGACGGTTTTGCAATGCTTCCAAACTTCACCTTTGGTACTGCAATGACAACCTTTGTAGGACAGAATGTAGGAGCAATGAAGATAGACAGAGTTAGAAAAGGCACCAGGGATGGACTTAAAATCGGAGTGACTACCTCTGTCGTTTTAGTAGGGCTGATACTTATATTTGGAAAGTTCCTGATGGGGCTCTTTACCAATACAGAAGAAGTTATCGAAGTGAGTTATGAAATGATGTGTATACTTGGAATAGGCTATATAGGAGTCGCAATCAATCAGATACTTTCAGGAACCATCAGGGGAGCGGGAGATACGATGACTCCTATGTGGGTAGCACTTGCTACAACAACTGTTATAAGACTTCCAATTGCCTATGGAATGGCATATCTTACAAGAAGTGAGGCACTTCCAACGGGAGAACCAAGAAGCATATATTATTCTCTTGTGATTTCATGGGTGATGGGAGCCATCATTACAGCAGTCATATACAAGATAGGACGCTGGGCAAAGAGAGCAAGAATAGGCGGAAAGATAGTAGATATATCGAATATGTAGAAATTCTGTATTCTAATAAGACCTGGCAACCCGTAAAGATTCAATGAAAATAAAAACCGCACCTGGTTGAAGGGTGCGGTTTTTTGGTTGATAGATTTAACGAAATCTTTTGTTTAGGATTGCTCCTTATCATGAGTATAATTAATAAATGAGTGCATTTCAAGGATTAATGCCTAACTTATAAAAGTTCTAGAAAAATTGCAAATTAATTGCTGTTTTATCTAGAAAAAATGAAAAAAGAGCTCTAACCGAGCTCTATATATAAGTGGCACCGCCACTTTACGGGAGTTTGACACTTACTCATAACACCAAATTTAAATAATCCTTTATTTAAGCCAACTAAGGCTTATTTTTTTGTCAAATTTTTTCAAATTTTATGTGGCTATATGTGTCTATATATGATATAATGGGAGGTGGAGGTATGATACTATGAAACTTACAAAGTCTTCTTCAAAAAATTCAACTACATACTATGTTCAAAAGTCATATAGGATAGGTGATAAAACATCCACAAAGACAGTAGAACGCCTTGGCTCTATTGAAGAGCTAAAGGCTCGAGCGGGTGATAAGGATCCTATTGAATGGGCAAAGGAGTATGTTAAAAAACTTACCCTTTCTGAAAAAGAATCTAGGAAAGATATCACCGTTAAGTACTCCGGAAGCAGGCAGATTGATAAAAATATCAGGAAATCTGTTAATGTGGGCTATCTTTTCCTAAAGAAGATTTACAACGAACTAAGGCTTCCTAAAGTAGTAGAGGAAATATCTGAGAAATATAAGATAACATATGACTTAGATGACATTTTTTCTTCCCTCCTTTATACAAGAATTCTTTCACCGTCTTCAAAGGAAGCTTCGTTCCACTATGCAGAAAATTTCCTGGAGAAGAGGAACTTTGACCTTCATCAGGTTTATCGTGCTCTTGAAGTTCTTGCAAAGGAAAATGACCTGATACAAAAAAAACTTTATGAAAACTCCATGTCTGTTATAGAGAGAAATAAACATATCCTTTACTACGACTGTACTAACTTCTATTTTGAAACAGAGGAAGAAGATGGCTTTCGGAAATATGGCATCTCCAAAGAACACAGACCAAACCCTATTGTTCAGATGGGCTTGTTTATGGATGCTGACGGCATTCCACTTGCCTTCTCCATGTTTCCAGGCAACCAGAACGAACAGCCGTCTCTTGCACCTTTAGAGAAGAAGATCATATCAGATTTCGGTATCGATAAACTTGTTGTATGTACTGACTCTGGTCTCTCGTCTGCACCAAACAGGAGATTCAATGATACAAAAAAGCGAAAGTTTATCACTACGCAGTCAATTAAAAAGTTAAAAGACTTCTTAAAA
It contains:
- the nusG gene encoding transcription termination/antitermination protein NusG, translated to MAETNWYVVHTYSGYENAVKDDIEATIKSRELQDEIKEVLVPTEEVTIIRSGKDSKKGKPTPRKLYPGYVFINMEMNDETWYVIRNTRGVTGFVGPGSKPVPLSAEEMDKMLNGIRTSVEADVEVGDWVRIVTGSFKDQEGEVIEVDLDERLVTININSMGRDMPVEISFTDIKKI
- the rplK gene encoding 50S ribosomal protein L11, encoding MAKKVEGYIKLQIPAAKATPAPPVGPALGQHGVNIVQFTKEFNARTAKDEGMIIPVVITVYADRSFSFVTKTPPAPVLLKKAAKIETASGVPNKNKVAKIPSSEVRKIAELKMPDLNASSIEAAMSMIAGTARSMGIVIED
- a CDS encoding DegV family protein → MIVNDFILSCCSTADLSASHYEKRNIKTIPFHFSLDGIEYLDDGSMPIDKFYREMAAGKMTSTSQVNVEEYENYFEEFLKDGKDILHLTLSSGISGTYNSAMLAKDELSEKYPDRKIFIVDSLAASSGYGLLMDKLADIRDEGRTIEEVRDFAIENRLRLNHWFFSTDLTYYVRGGRISKAEGFIGNMLSICPLLYVNREGKLRPYEKVRTKKRVYRRMVEMMEKLADDGTDYSDKCYLSMSACIDDAQQVALLIEDKFKKIKDKILINNIGTTIGSHTGPGTVALFFWGKERGE
- a CDS encoding methionyl aminopeptidase; its protein translation is MFFDKIGRNDDCWCGSGNKYKHCHQSFDEKLAELKAAGRKIPTHKMIKNTAQIEGIREAGKVNNAILDEVASKIKMGMSTEEINSIVVEATARLGGIAAPLNYEGFPKSVCTSINDQVCHGIPSAEDILEDGDIVNVDVTTIYKGYYADASRMFLIGDVLPEDKELVKVAREAIDVGLSVVKPWNCLGDVGQAINDFAKKHGYSVVREIGGHGVGLEFHEDPWVSYVSKKNTGYVLAPGMVFTIEPMINEGRADIFIDESNEWTVYTEDGSYSAQWEVTVAVTEDGYEVLAS
- a CDS encoding leucine-rich repeat protein, with translation MKNKMIKMAAFAAFSVIVSFTAIQGAKAETIKTNNIKAVIVAEATASDGALEAVSPEAVNASSPAITTTSPAITTTSPAVTTTPPAVTTPGGINEGDDENTTGVEVDDEFSVGGVFYTVTEIKSGKVYVGVSGVVNDRATTVFIPKKIKYKGNEMTVTSIEEDGFSYMERLRKVVIYADIVKIGNDAFKGAVKFDRFVIRTTKLKKAGKNIFKNTSKKMIIEVPKKSLSSYKKLFKNKGIKVKEIRALKK
- a CDS encoding MATE family efflux transporter, which gives rise to MGIKESLFKKLGGAKDMTEGSPSKRLIEFSIPLLIGNFAQQLYSTVDSVIVGKYVGDGALAAIGASGALVFLLMVLFIGISMGAGILVSQYYGAKDKEMLSKTIGNAIILNAIISILIMIAGSLYIRPFLELLGTPHQILDMAVSYTMISCLGIMGTSYYNILSGLLRGMGDSVMPLIYLIVCTVVNIILDIIFVGPLGMGVAGAAYATIISQIISAILCYLRMLKMKDVLTLDRQAFKLDGTLSRHLIKLGLPVGITQALFAIAAIFVQNLTNTFGTVFIAASTVVMRVDGFAMLPNFTFGTAMTTFVGQNVGAMKIDRVRKGTRDGLKIGVTTSVVLVGLILIFGKFLMGLFTNTEEVIEVSYEMMCILGIGYIGVAINQILSGTIRGAGDTMTPMWVALATTTVIRLPIAYGMAYLTRSEALPTGEPRSIYYSLVISWVMGAIITAVIYKIGRWAKRARIGGKIVDISNM
- the rplA gene encoding 50S ribosomal protein L1, whose translation is MKRGKKYQDAAKLVEKTKAYDTEEAVELAKKTAVAKFDETIEAHIRLGVDGRHADQQIRGAVVLPHGTGKTVRVLVFAKGTKLDEAQAAGADFVGGEELIPKIQNEGWFDFDVVVATPDMMGVVGRLGRVLGPKGLMPNPKAGTVTMDVTQAVNDIKAGKIEYRLDKANIVHVPVGKASFTKEQLADNFTALMSAIIKAKPASAKGQYLRSVTIASTMGPGIKINTSKLVG
- the rpmG gene encoding 50S ribosomal protein L33, producing the protein MRVKITLACTECKQRNYNTMKEKKLHPERMETKKYCRFCKRHTLHKETK
- a CDS encoding IS1634 family transposase → MKLTKSSSKNSTTYYVQKSYRIGDKTSTKTVERLGSIEELKARAGDKDPIEWAKEYVKKLTLSEKESRKDITVKYSGSRQIDKNIRKSVNVGYLFLKKIYNELRLPKVVEEISEKYKITYDLDDIFSSLLYTRILSPSSKEASFHYAENFLEKRNFDLHQVYRALEVLAKENDLIQKKLYENSMSVIERNKHILYYDCTNFYFETEEEDGFRKYGISKEHRPNPIVQMGLFMDADGIPLAFSMFPGNQNEQPSLAPLEKKIISDFGIDKLVVCTDSGLSSAPNRRFNDTKKRKFITTQSIKKLKDFLKEFCLSDEGWRKTGSKKTYRISELDPVEDYHTTFYKDRWINEDGLEQHLIITFSLKYQAYQRKIRGRQIEKASSCLDHPSTLTKRSANDYKRLLSQEHITRHGEMAEKSLIKLDMKKIAEEELYDGFYAVCTNLEDNAESIVRINHKRWEIEECFRIMKTEFKARPVYLSREDRIKAHFLTCYASLVLYRILEKRLTAQSPEVSFSCHEIIQTLRNMNMLVSLGDGYIPVYERTDLTDALHEISGFRTDLEIVSNRNMKKIFTKMKKEEK
- the secE gene encoding preprotein translocase subunit SecE codes for the protein MGDKANTTTESAVKAGFTQEVKSEFKKIIWPSKESLTKESVAVIVTTIVLGGVVALLDLGIQYLINSVL